A portion of the Hyalangium minutum genome contains these proteins:
- the rpmG gene encoding 50S ribosomal protein L33, translating into MPKGNRSIISLECTTCKERNYTTTKNKRKSQDKLELSKFCPRCRKHTDHKEGKV; encoded by the coding sequence ATGCCGAAGGGTAACCGCAGCATCATTTCGCTCGAGTGCACCACCTGCAAAGAGCGCAACTACACGACCACGAAGAACAAGCGGAAGAGCCAGGACAAGCTGGAGCTGAGCAAGTTCTGCCCTCGCTGCCGCAAGCACACGGACCACAAAGAAGGTAAGGTCTAG
- the nusG gene encoding transcription termination/antitermination protein NusG, with amino-acid sequence MAMKWYVVHTYSNFENQAKKSLEEKIRLEGLQDQFGEILIPMEQVVEMVKGEKKTSKRKFFPGYIFVQMELNDRTWHLVKNTPKITGFPGAAQNQQPTPISDAEVARLTSQISEGTLKPKPKVQFEDGDTVRVIDGPFANFNGTVEEVNPEKGRVKVLVSIFGRATPVELDFMQVEKTTG; translated from the coding sequence ATGGCGATGAAATGGTACGTCGTCCACACCTACTCGAACTTCGAGAACCAGGCGAAGAAGAGCCTGGAAGAGAAGATCCGCCTCGAGGGCCTGCAGGACCAGTTCGGGGAGATCCTCATCCCGATGGAGCAGGTCGTCGAGATGGTGAAGGGCGAGAAGAAGACCTCCAAGCGCAAGTTCTTCCCGGGCTACATCTTCGTCCAGATGGAGCTCAATGACCGCACTTGGCACCTGGTGAAGAACACCCCCAAGATCACCGGGTTCCCGGGCGCCGCGCAGAACCAGCAGCCGACGCCCATCTCGGACGCCGAGGTGGCCCGGCTGACCTCGCAGATCTCCGAGGGCACCCTCAAGCCGAAGCCCAAGGTGCAGTTCGAGGATGGGGACACCGTGCGCGTCATCGACGGGCCGTTCGCCAACTTCAACGGCACGGTGGAAGAGGTCAACCCGGAGAAGGGCCGCGTGAAGGTGCTCGTGAGCATCTTCGGCCGTGCCACCCCCGTGGAACTCGATTTCATGCAGGTGGAGAAGACCACCGGCTAA
- the secE gene encoding preprotein translocase subunit SecE, which yields MATASEASQQANRSAMDPKRLVVIFLLLAGIVTALFFEHVLGLIWARFGWGDPILVEGVDWQVSTLVGYLLALGLALLVWFQPKAHAVSIDIASELMKVTWPSWSETRASTVAVIVASVVAAIILFFIDTIAYKLMVDWLPAVWGKL from the coding sequence ATGGCGACGGCATCTGAAGCCAGCCAGCAGGCAAACCGCTCGGCGATGGACCCGAAGCGGCTGGTGGTCATCTTTCTGCTCCTGGCCGGCATCGTCACCGCGCTCTTTTTCGAGCACGTCCTGGGCCTGATCTGGGCCCGCTTTGGCTGGGGAGACCCGATCCTCGTCGAGGGCGTCGACTGGCAGGTCTCTACCCTGGTCGGCTACCTGCTGGCCCTGGGCTTGGCGCTCTTGGTCTGGTTCCAACCGAAGGCCCACGCGGTGTCGATCGACATCGCCAGTGAGCTCATGAAGGTGACCTGGCCCTCTTGGTCGGAGACCCGCGCTTCGACCGTGGCTGTGATCGTCGCCTCGGTGGTGGCAGCCATCATCCTCTTCTTCATCGACACCATCGCCTACAAGTTGATGGTGGATTGGCTGCCGGCTGTGTGGGGGAAGCTGTAA
- the rplJ gene encoding 50S ribosomal protein L10, with protein MQKSEKEELIKELSEKFQKAQTAIVAEFSKLDVETVTKLRKKFRESKVEYKVIKNTLAKRAAKGTSVEVISDDFKGPVALAISYEDVAAPAKILTEFIKDLETIKIRSAVVQGRKIDVEGVKALAKMPGLPELRAQLLGMLTQPAGKLVRTLAAPGQQLARVLQANADKAGESK; from the coding sequence GTGCAGAAGAGCGAGAAGGAAGAACTGATCAAGGAGCTCTCTGAGAAGTTTCAGAAGGCTCAGACCGCCATCGTCGCCGAGTTCTCCAAGCTGGACGTGGAGACCGTGACGAAGCTCCGCAAGAAGTTCCGTGAGAGCAAGGTCGAGTACAAGGTCATCAAGAACACGCTTGCCAAGCGGGCGGCCAAGGGGACGTCGGTGGAGGTTATCTCCGACGACTTCAAGGGCCCGGTGGCGCTGGCCATCAGCTACGAGGACGTGGCGGCCCCGGCGAAGATCCTCACCGAGTTCATCAAGGACTTGGAGACGATCAAGATCCGGAGCGCGGTGGTTCAGGGTCGCAAGATCGACGTCGAGGGCGTGAAGGCTCTGGCGAAGATGCCGGGTCTGCCGGAACTGCGTGCTCAGCTGCTGGGGATGCTGACCCAGCCGGCGGGCAAGCTGGTCCGGACGCTGGCAGCCCCCGGTCAGCAGTTGGCGCGGGTGCTCCAGGCCAACGCCGACAAGGCGGGCGAGTCCAAGTAA
- the rplA gene encoding 50S ribosomal protein L1, with amino-acid sequence MPKIAKKFAAASALVDRNKRYTIAEGFQLLKKTVDARATKFDQTVDVAINLGVDPKHADQMVRGAVVLPHGTGATVRVAVFAKGEKASEAEASGADVVGADDLAKRIEGGFLDFDTVIATPDMMGVVGRLGKVLGPRGLMPNPKVGTVTMDVKKAVADAKGGKVEFRAEKAGIVHVKMGKSSFPADKLEANFNTLVDLVMKLKPATAKGVYLKGIAVSTTMGPGIKIDTNEILARHR; translated from the coding sequence ATGCCGAAGATTGCCAAGAAGTTCGCCGCGGCCTCCGCCCTCGTGGACCGCAACAAGCGCTACACCATCGCCGAGGGCTTCCAGCTCCTGAAGAAGACCGTCGACGCGCGCGCCACCAAGTTCGACCAGACGGTGGACGTCGCCATCAACCTGGGCGTGGACCCCAAGCACGCGGACCAGATGGTTCGTGGCGCTGTGGTGCTCCCGCATGGCACCGGCGCCACCGTGCGCGTGGCCGTGTTCGCCAAGGGCGAGAAGGCTTCCGAGGCCGAGGCCTCCGGCGCGGACGTCGTTGGCGCTGATGATCTCGCCAAGCGCATCGAGGGAGGCTTCCTCGACTTCGATACCGTCATCGCGACCCCGGACATGATGGGCGTGGTCGGCCGGCTCGGTAAGGTGCTGGGTCCCCGCGGCCTCATGCCCAACCCGAAGGTGGGCACGGTGACGATGGACGTGAAGAAGGCCGTCGCCGACGCCAAGGGCGGTAAGGTGGAGTTCCGCGCCGAGAAGGCGGGCATTGTCCATGTGAAGATGGGCAAGTCTTCGTTCCCGGCCGACAAGCTCGAGGCCAACTTCAACACCCTGGTGGACCTGGTCATGAAGCTCAAGCCGGCCACCGCCAAGGGCGTCTATCTGAAGGGCATTGCCGTCTCCACCACCATGGGGCCTGGCATCAAGATCGACACCAACGAGATCCTCGCCCGGCACCGCTAA
- the rplK gene encoding 50S ribosomal protein L11, with product MKKVTGQVKLQIPAGKANPAPPIGPALGQQGVNIMEFCKQFNAKTQAEAKEGLIIPVIITVYQDRSFTFILKTPPAAILIKKAAGLHTEKKKGSGAKKPGKEKVGQITRKQLEEIAKKKIQDTTAASLEACMNTIAGTARSMGIDVVG from the coding sequence ATGAAGAAGGTCACAGGACAGGTCAAGCTGCAGATTCCCGCCGGTAAGGCGAACCCCGCTCCGCCGATCGGCCCCGCGCTCGGTCAGCAGGGCGTGAACATCATGGAGTTCTGCAAGCAGTTCAACGCCAAGACCCAGGCGGAGGCCAAGGAGGGCCTGATCATCCCGGTGATCATCACCGTGTATCAGGACCGCTCCTTCACCTTCATCCTGAAGACGCCTCCGGCCGCGATCCTCATCAAGAAGGCTGCTGGCCTGCACACCGAGAAGAAGAAGGGCTCGGGCGCCAAGAAGCCGGGCAAGGAGAAGGTGGGCCAGATCACCCGGAAGCAGCTCGAGGAGATCGCCAAGAAGAAGATCCAGGACACCACCGCGGCCTCGCTCGAGGCGTGCATGAACACCATCGCCGGCACCGCGCGCTCCATGGGTATCGACGTCGTCGGCTAA